The Aerococcus loyolae genome contains the following window.
TTGTCAAGTACGACCCCAGTCAAGCTTTTGACCAAATTACCATGGACCTCCACAGCCTTAATGCCCAAGAGCCCATCGCTCGTATCCATGCCAAGGTCAGCCACGATTGATGGCTAAGTGTTCAACTCACGATTAAATAGTAGCAAAAGTGCATCAGACAGCCTTAACAGCGTCGTCTGGTGCACTTTTTGTCATGTATGCGAGCTTTTATCATAAAGCCTATGTCTTCTCTCTTGAAACGTGCTAAGCTATGATTAATTATAGATAAAGTTCTGCTTTAGAAAGGACGTTTGATGATGGATTATTTACAATTAATTGAAGATTTAACTAATGCTAAAGGGATGTCCGGCTTTGAAGATGAGGTCATCGAGGTTATTAATAAACACAAGGGCAATTATAGCTTGCAAGTGGATAATTTAAAGAACTGCTACCTCAACTTGGACCAGGTCGATCCAGCTAAACCTACCGTTATGCTAGATTCCCACCTCGATGAAGTCGGCCTCATGGTGAAAGCCATTGACAAGGATGGCCTCATCCTCATTCAAACCATTGGCGGCTGGGTTCCCTCTAACTTAACCGCCCAAGTCTTTTATGTCCGTAATCGTGATGGGAAATATTACAAAGGGATTTCAGCCACCAAGCCCATTCACTTTATGACCCCTGAAGAGCGGGAGAAAAAAATCGCCATTAGCGATATTAAGATCGACATGGGCGCTACTTCTAGAGAACAAGTCGTCAATGACTTAGGGATCGAAATTGGTCAACCGATCGTACCAGCCACTAAGTTCTCTTATAATGAAGTCACCCGAACCATCTTGGCCAAGGCCTTCGATAACCGGATTGGAACCGCCTGTGCTGTCGCCATTATGCGCGATTTAGCGGATGAAGTGGGCGATTTTCCTTTTAACCTCGTCGCCGCCCCTGCCGCCCAAGAAGAAGTGGGCACTCGAGGCGCTTCGCTAACGGTTAAACGGGTCCAACCTCATATCGCGATTATTCTGGAAGGAACTCCCGCCGATGACTTTACCAATGCAAAAGAGCTCTTACAAGGGCAACTCGGCCAAGGGCCACAAATCCGTCACCGTGACAATTCCTATGTAGCCAACACCCAATTAATCGACCTCTTTAAGCAAGCTGCAAGAGCTGAGAATATCCCTAGTCAACACGCTGTCCGCGAAGGTGGCGGTACCAATGCTGGTCCTATTCACCTGGGTAATCTAGGAACACCTTGCGCTACAATCGGTATTCCCAGTCGTTACGCCCATACCAATGCCTGCTTCTGTTCCTATGATGATTTTTTGAATACGATCCACCTGGTTAAAACTTTCCTCCGCCGTCTTACGCTCGAAGACATCCAACAATTTGACCTGAAGACCTATTAAAAAACAAATAACGAATTTTCTTGAAAAGGGCCTATGTATTGAATAACGTAGGCCCTTTTGTAGTGATTTTGGAAGATACCCTTTATCTAATCAAAAAGCCCTTCGTTAAGCCTGCCTACACTTGAATTGTATGTACAAATTATATTTATTATTGTATTATTTATATTTTAAAAATGAAATAATTAGCCATTTAGAAGTCTTTAAGTTGGAAAACGCTTTTATTTTTATTTAAAATATAATTA
Protein-coding sequences here:
- a CDS encoding M42 family metallopeptidase → MDYLQLIEDLTNAKGMSGFEDEVIEVINKHKGNYSLQVDNLKNCYLNLDQVDPAKPTVMLDSHLDEVGLMVKAIDKDGLILIQTIGGWVPSNLTAQVFYVRNRDGKYYKGISATKPIHFMTPEEREKKIAISDIKIDMGATSREQVVNDLGIEIGQPIVPATKFSYNEVTRTILAKAFDNRIGTACAVAIMRDLADEVGDFPFNLVAAPAAQEEVGTRGASLTVKRVQPHIAIILEGTPADDFTNAKELLQGQLGQGPQIRHRDNSYVANTQLIDLFKQAARAENIPSQHAVREGGGTNAGPIHLGNLGTPCATIGIPSRYAHTNACFCSYDDFLNTIHLVKTFLRRLTLEDIQQFDLKTY